The proteins below come from a single Oncorhynchus keta strain PuntledgeMale-10-30-2019 chromosome 1, Oket_V2, whole genome shotgun sequence genomic window:
- the opa1 gene encoding dynamin-like 120 kDa protein, mitochondrial isoform X8 produces the protein MLRVGRAVACVACNNLVSKNMGVRFRMPLQKLHPLSRAIHHRYNASANAQRPPHCSAARHFTSMSRLPMRSPKPPPGGHGGWRYQQHRNFWMLRLASRLLKLRYIVLGSAVGGGYTAKKTYEEWKDMLPDMSAYNWVIPDFVWELSDQIDLDKLTKILPELEEIAKLLPELPDFDKIGENFTFLKSILSTAEAPGDTPVKAATEAPVTATPEASDKQFKKSSDKEKVDQLQEELLRTQMKYQRMLERLEKENKDLRKVVLQKDEKGIHQRKIKVCKSLIDMYSEVLDILSDFDSNYNTQDHLPRVVVVGDQSAGKTSVLEMIAQARIFPRGSGEMMTRSPVKVTLSEGPHHVAMFKDSSREFDLGKEEDLAALRHEIELRMRKSVKEGQTVSPETISLSVKGPGIQRMVLVDLPGVISTVTAGMAADTKETIFSISKNYMQNPNAIILCIQDGSVDAERSIVTDLVSQMDPQGKRTIFVLTKVDLAEKNLASPNRIQQIVEGKLFPMKALGYFAVVTGKGSAGESIDSIKDYEEDFFQNSRLLRDGMLKAHQVTTKNLSLAVSDCFWKMVRESVEQQADAFKASRFNLETEWKNNYPRLRELDRNELFEKAKNEILDEVISLSQVTPKHWEAILQKKLWERVSTHVIENIYLPAAQTMNSGTFNTTVDIKLKQWTDKQLPHKALEVAWETLQEEFARFMAEYKGKDQDDIFDKLKEAVKDESIKRHKWNERAMDSLRVIQHNALEDRSITDKPQWDAAIQFMEETLQARLKDTDSVINDMVGPDWKQRWMSWKNRSPEQHTRNETRNELERLLKLHEDHTAYLANDEVTTVRKNLEGRGVEVDPALIKDTWHQLYRRHFLQKALQHCNLCRRGFYYYQRHFVDSELECNDVVLFWRIQRMLLITANTLRQQLTNTEVRRLEKNVKEVLEDFGEDNERKVHLITGRRVQLAEDLKKVREIQEKLEAFIEALHKEK, from the exons ATGTTACGAGTTGGAAGAGCAGTGGCCTG CGTGGCCTGCAATAACCTGGTCTCCAAAAACATGGGGGTGAGGTTCAGGATGCCCTTGCAGAAGCTGCACCCGCTGTCCCGTGCCATCCACCACCGGTACAACGCCAGTGCCAACGCCCAGCGCCCCCCGCACTGTTCGGCAGCCCGCCACTTCACCTCCATGTCCCGGCTGCCCATGCGGTCTCCCAAGCCTCCCCCAGGCGGCCATGGCGGCTGGCGCTACCAGCAGCACCGCAATTTCTGGATGCTGCGCCTAGCCTCTAGGCTGCTCAAGCTCCGGTACATCGTGCTGGGCTCGGCAGTGGGAGGCGGGTACACCGCCAAAAAG ACCTATGAGGAGTGGAAGGATATGCTGCCTGATATGAGTGCATACAATTGGGTAATACCTGATTTTGTCTGGGAGCTGAGTGATCAAATTGACCTAG ATAAACTAACCAAAATTCTGCCTGAGTTAGAGGAGATTGCCAAGCTCCTACCCGAGTTACCTGACTTTGATAAGATAGGAGAGAACTTCACCTTCCTGAAGAGCATACTCTCCACCG CAGAAGCCCCTGGGGACACTCCAGTGAAAGCAGCCACAGAGGCCCCGGTCACCGCCACACCGGAGGCCAGCGACAAACAGTTCAAGAAG tcttcAGACAAGGAGAAGGTGGACCAGCTTCAAGAGGAACTGCTCCGAACTCAG ATGAAGTACCAGCGCATGCTGGAGAGACTGGAGAAGGAGAACAAGGACCTGAGGAAAGTGGTGCTGCAGAAAGATGAGAAGGGCATCCACCAGAGGAAGATCAAGGTGTGT AAGTCTCTGATTGACATGTACTCTGAGGTCCTGGACATCCTCTCAGATTTTGACTCTAACTACAACACCCAGGATCACCTACCCAGG GTAGTGGTGGTGGGAGACCAGAGTGCAGGGAAGACCAGTGTGTTGGAGATGATCGCCCAGGCTAGGATCTTCCCCCGGGGCTCTGGAGAAATGATGACCCGCTCTCCTGTCAAG GTGACGCTAAGCGAGGGTCCGCACCACGTAGCCATGTTCAAGGACAGCAGCCGAGAGTTCGACCTGGGCAAAGAGGAGGAC CTCGCTGCCCTGAGACATGAGATCGAGCTGAGGATGAGGAAGAGTGTCAAGGAGGGACAGACAGTCAGCCCTGAG ACGATCTCTCTGAGTGTCAAAGGACCAGGCATCCAGAGGATGGTACTAGTGGACTTACCAGGAGTCATCAGT ACTGTGACAGCGGGCATGGCAGCCGACACCAAGGAGACCATATTCAGCATCAGCAAGAACTACATGCAGAACCCCAACGCCATCATCCTCTGCAtccagg ATGGGTCAGTGGATGCGGAGCGCAGCATTGTCACAGACCTGGTCAGCCAAATGGACCCGCAGGGGAAGAGGACCATATTTGTCCTGACCAAAGTAGACCTGGCAGAGAAGAACCTGGCCAGCCCTAACCGG ATTCAACAGATTGTTGAAGGAAAACTGTTCCCTATGAAGGCCTTGGGCTATTTTGCTGTGGTGACGGGAAAAG GCAGTGCCGGTGAAAGCATCGACTCCATCAAAGACTACGAAGAGGACTTCTTCCAGAACTCTAGACTTCTTAG AGATGGTATGCTGAAAGCACACCAGGTGACCACTAAGAACCTCAGTCTGGCCGTGTCCGACTGCTTCTGGAAGATGGTCAGGGAGTCAGTGGAGCAGCAGGCCGACGCCTTCAAAG CGTCCCGCTTCAACCTGGAGACAGAGTGGAAGAACAACTACCCCCGTCTGCGAGAGCTGGACAGG AATGAACTCTTCGAAAAAGCCAAGAACGAAATCTTGGATGAAGTTATTAGCTTGAGTCAAGTCACACCGAAACACTG GGAGGCCATCCTACAGAAGAAGCTGTGGGAGCGCGTGTCCACACACGTCATCGAGAACATCTACCTGCCGGCAGCCCAGACCATGAACTCTGGCACCTTCAACACCACCGTGGACATCAAGCTCAAACAGTGGACGGACAAGCAGCTGCCTCACAAGGCATTAGAG GTCGCCTGGGAGACGCTGCAGGAGGAGTTCGCCCGCTTTATGGCAGAGTATAAAGGGAAGGACCAGGATGACATCTTTGACAAGCTCAAGGAGGCGGTGAAGGATGAGAGCATCAAGAGGCACAAGTGGAACGAGAGGGCCATGGACAGCCTG AGGGTGATCCAGCACAATGCTCTGGAGGACCGCTCCATCACAGACAAGCCCCAGTGGGACGCGGCCATCCAGTTCATGGAGGAGACCCTGCAGGCACGCCTCAAAGACA CGGACTCTGTGATAAATGACATGGTGGGTCCTGACTGGAAGCAGCGCTGGATGAGCTGGAAGAACCGCTCGCCCGAGCAGCACACCCGCAACGAGACCCGAAACGAGCTGGAGCGCCTGCTGAAACTCCACGAGGACCACACGGCCTACCTGGCCAACGACGAGGTCACCACCGTCCGCAAGAACCTGGAGGGccgaggggtggaggtggaccctGCCCTG ATCAAGGACACGTGGCACCAACTGTACAGGCGTCACTTCCTGCAGAAGGCCCTGCAGCACTGTAACCTGTGTAGACGAGGCTTCTACTACTACCAGAGACACTTTGTCGACTCGGAG CTGGAGTGCAATGACGTAGTGCTGTTTTGGAGGATCCAGAGGATGCTGCTTATCACCGCCAACACGCTCAGACAGCAGCTAACCAACACAGAGG
- the opa1 gene encoding dynamin-like 120 kDa protein, mitochondrial isoform X5, with product MLRVGRAVACVACNNLVSKNMGVRFRMPLQKLHPLSRAIHHRYNASANAQRPPHCSAARHFTSMSRLPMRSPKPPPGGHGGWRYQQHRNFWMLRLASRLLKLRYIVLGSAVGGGYTAKKTYEEWKDMLPDMSAYNWVIPDFVWELSDQIDLDKLTKILPELEEIAKLLPELPDFDKIGENFTFLKSILSTEAPGDTPVKAATEAPVTATPEASDKQFKKGLLGELILIQQQIQQAEEEVRRAAASKNARPSPDPAPSPPPPRPRLIPEPMPTTTQNPSPSPPQQKRKSSDKEKVDQLQEELLRTQMKYQRMLERLEKENKDLRKVVLQKDEKGIHQRKIKVCKSLIDMYSEVLDILSDFDSNYNTQDHLPRVVVVGDQSAGKTSVLEMIAQARIFPRGSGEMMTRSPVKVTLSEGPHHVAMFKDSSREFDLGKEEDLAALRHEIELRMRKSVKEGQTVSPETISLSVKGPGIQRMVLVDLPGVISTVTAGMAADTKETIFSISKNYMQNPNAIILCIQDGSVDAERSIVTDLVSQMDPQGKRTIFVLTKVDLAEKNLASPNRIQQIVEGKLFPMKALGYFAVVTGKGSAGESIDSIKDYEEDFFQNSRLLRDGMLKAHQVTTKNLSLAVSDCFWKMVRESVEQQADAFKASRFNLETEWKNNYPRLRELDRNELFEKAKNEILDEVISLSQVTPKHWEAILQKKLWERVSTHVIENIYLPAAQTMNSGTFNTTVDIKLKQWTDKQLPHKALEVAWETLQEEFARFMAEYKGKDQDDIFDKLKEAVKDESIKRHKWNERAMDSLRVIQHNALEDRSITDKPQWDAAIQFMEETLQARLKDTDSVINDMVGPDWKQRWMSWKNRSPEQHTRNETRNELERLLKLHEDHTAYLANDEVTTVRKNLEGRGVEVDPALIKDTWHQLYRRHFLQKALQHCNLCRRGFYYYQRHFVDSELECNDVVLFWRIQRMLLITANTLRQQLTNTEVRRLEKNVKEVLEDFGEDNERKVHLITGRRVQLAEDLKKVREIQEKLEAFIEALHKEK from the exons ATGTTACGAGTTGGAAGAGCAGTGGCCTG CGTGGCCTGCAATAACCTGGTCTCCAAAAACATGGGGGTGAGGTTCAGGATGCCCTTGCAGAAGCTGCACCCGCTGTCCCGTGCCATCCACCACCGGTACAACGCCAGTGCCAACGCCCAGCGCCCCCCGCACTGTTCGGCAGCCCGCCACTTCACCTCCATGTCCCGGCTGCCCATGCGGTCTCCCAAGCCTCCCCCAGGCGGCCATGGCGGCTGGCGCTACCAGCAGCACCGCAATTTCTGGATGCTGCGCCTAGCCTCTAGGCTGCTCAAGCTCCGGTACATCGTGCTGGGCTCGGCAGTGGGAGGCGGGTACACCGCCAAAAAG ACCTATGAGGAGTGGAAGGATATGCTGCCTGATATGAGTGCATACAATTGGGTAATACCTGATTTTGTCTGGGAGCTGAGTGATCAAATTGACCTAG ATAAACTAACCAAAATTCTGCCTGAGTTAGAGGAGATTGCCAAGCTCCTACCCGAGTTACCTGACTTTGATAAGATAGGAGAGAACTTCACCTTCCTGAAGAGCATACTCTCCACCG AAGCCCCTGGGGACACTCCAGTGAAAGCAGCCACAGAGGCCCCGGTCACCGCCACACCGGAGGCCAGCGACAAACAGTTCAAGAAG GGTCTGCTCGGCGAGCTCATTCTCATTCAACAGCAGATCCAGCAGGCCGAGGAGGAGGTCCGGCGGGCCGCCGCATCCAAAAACGCACGGCCAAGCCCAGATCCCGCCCCCAGCCCACCCCCCCCACGCCCGCGCCTGATACCCGAGCCAATGCCAACCACCACCCAGAACCCCAGTCCCAGCCCCCCTCAGCAGAAACGCAAG tcttcAGACAAGGAGAAGGTGGACCAGCTTCAAGAGGAACTGCTCCGAACTCAG ATGAAGTACCAGCGCATGCTGGAGAGACTGGAGAAGGAGAACAAGGACCTGAGGAAAGTGGTGCTGCAGAAAGATGAGAAGGGCATCCACCAGAGGAAGATCAAGGTGTGT AAGTCTCTGATTGACATGTACTCTGAGGTCCTGGACATCCTCTCAGATTTTGACTCTAACTACAACACCCAGGATCACCTACCCAGG GTAGTGGTGGTGGGAGACCAGAGTGCAGGGAAGACCAGTGTGTTGGAGATGATCGCCCAGGCTAGGATCTTCCCCCGGGGCTCTGGAGAAATGATGACCCGCTCTCCTGTCAAG GTGACGCTAAGCGAGGGTCCGCACCACGTAGCCATGTTCAAGGACAGCAGCCGAGAGTTCGACCTGGGCAAAGAGGAGGAC CTCGCTGCCCTGAGACATGAGATCGAGCTGAGGATGAGGAAGAGTGTCAAGGAGGGACAGACAGTCAGCCCTGAG ACGATCTCTCTGAGTGTCAAAGGACCAGGCATCCAGAGGATGGTACTAGTGGACTTACCAGGAGTCATCAGT ACTGTGACAGCGGGCATGGCAGCCGACACCAAGGAGACCATATTCAGCATCAGCAAGAACTACATGCAGAACCCCAACGCCATCATCCTCTGCAtccagg ATGGGTCAGTGGATGCGGAGCGCAGCATTGTCACAGACCTGGTCAGCCAAATGGACCCGCAGGGGAAGAGGACCATATTTGTCCTGACCAAAGTAGACCTGGCAGAGAAGAACCTGGCCAGCCCTAACCGG ATTCAACAGATTGTTGAAGGAAAACTGTTCCCTATGAAGGCCTTGGGCTATTTTGCTGTGGTGACGGGAAAAG GCAGTGCCGGTGAAAGCATCGACTCCATCAAAGACTACGAAGAGGACTTCTTCCAGAACTCTAGACTTCTTAG AGATGGTATGCTGAAAGCACACCAGGTGACCACTAAGAACCTCAGTCTGGCCGTGTCCGACTGCTTCTGGAAGATGGTCAGGGAGTCAGTGGAGCAGCAGGCCGACGCCTTCAAAG CGTCCCGCTTCAACCTGGAGACAGAGTGGAAGAACAACTACCCCCGTCTGCGAGAGCTGGACAGG AATGAACTCTTCGAAAAAGCCAAGAACGAAATCTTGGATGAAGTTATTAGCTTGAGTCAAGTCACACCGAAACACTG GGAGGCCATCCTACAGAAGAAGCTGTGGGAGCGCGTGTCCACACACGTCATCGAGAACATCTACCTGCCGGCAGCCCAGACCATGAACTCTGGCACCTTCAACACCACCGTGGACATCAAGCTCAAACAGTGGACGGACAAGCAGCTGCCTCACAAGGCATTAGAG GTCGCCTGGGAGACGCTGCAGGAGGAGTTCGCCCGCTTTATGGCAGAGTATAAAGGGAAGGACCAGGATGACATCTTTGACAAGCTCAAGGAGGCGGTGAAGGATGAGAGCATCAAGAGGCACAAGTGGAACGAGAGGGCCATGGACAGCCTG AGGGTGATCCAGCACAATGCTCTGGAGGACCGCTCCATCACAGACAAGCCCCAGTGGGACGCGGCCATCCAGTTCATGGAGGAGACCCTGCAGGCACGCCTCAAAGACA CGGACTCTGTGATAAATGACATGGTGGGTCCTGACTGGAAGCAGCGCTGGATGAGCTGGAAGAACCGCTCGCCCGAGCAGCACACCCGCAACGAGACCCGAAACGAGCTGGAGCGCCTGCTGAAACTCCACGAGGACCACACGGCCTACCTGGCCAACGACGAGGTCACCACCGTCCGCAAGAACCTGGAGGGccgaggggtggaggtggaccctGCCCTG ATCAAGGACACGTGGCACCAACTGTACAGGCGTCACTTCCTGCAGAAGGCCCTGCAGCACTGTAACCTGTGTAGACGAGGCTTCTACTACTACCAGAGACACTTTGTCGACTCGGAG CTGGAGTGCAATGACGTAGTGCTGTTTTGGAGGATCCAGAGGATGCTGCTTATCACCGCCAACACGCTCAGACAGCAGCTAACCAACACAGAGG
- the opa1 gene encoding dynamin-like 120 kDa protein, mitochondrial isoform X2: MLRVGRAVACVACNNLVSKNMGVRFRMPLQKLHPLSRAIHHRYNASANAQRPPHCSAARHFTSMSRLPMRSPKPPPGGHGGWRYQQHRNFWMLRLASRLLKLRYIVLGSAVGGGYTAKKTYEEWKDMLPDMSAYNWVIPDFVWELSDQIDLDKLTKILPELEEIAKLLPELPDFDKIGENFTFLKSILSTGVSVGSEGASGLRLLLEAPGDTPVKAATEAPVTATPEASDKQFKKGLLGELILIQQQIQQAEEEVRRAAASKNARPSPDPAPSPPPPRPRLIPEPMPTTTQNPSPSPPQQKRKSSDKEKVDQLQEELLRTQMKYQRMLERLEKENKDLRKVVLQKDEKGIHQRKIKVCKSLIDMYSEVLDILSDFDSNYNTQDHLPRVVVVGDQSAGKTSVLEMIAQARIFPRGSGEMMTRSPVKVTLSEGPHHVAMFKDSSREFDLGKEEDLAALRHEIELRMRKSVKEGQTVSPETISLSVKGPGIQRMVLVDLPGVISTVTAGMAADTKETIFSISKNYMQNPNAIILCIQDGSVDAERSIVTDLVSQMDPQGKRTIFVLTKVDLAEKNLASPNRIQQIVEGKLFPMKALGYFAVVTGKGSAGESIDSIKDYEEDFFQNSRLLRDGMLKAHQVTTKNLSLAVSDCFWKMVRESVEQQADAFKASRFNLETEWKNNYPRLRELDRNELFEKAKNEILDEVISLSQVTPKHWEAILQKKLWERVSTHVIENIYLPAAQTMNSGTFNTTVDIKLKQWTDKQLPHKALEVAWETLQEEFARFMAEYKGKDQDDIFDKLKEAVKDESIKRHKWNERAMDSLRVIQHNALEDRSITDKPQWDAAIQFMEETLQARLKDTDSVINDMVGPDWKQRWMSWKNRSPEQHTRNETRNELERLLKLHEDHTAYLANDEVTTVRKNLEGRGVEVDPALIKDTWHQLYRRHFLQKALQHCNLCRRGFYYYQRHFVDSELECNDVVLFWRIQRMLLITANTLRQQLTNTEVRRLEKNVKEVLEDFGEDNERKVHLITGRRVQLAEDLKKVREIQEKLEAFIEALHKEK, encoded by the exons ATGTTACGAGTTGGAAGAGCAGTGGCCTG CGTGGCCTGCAATAACCTGGTCTCCAAAAACATGGGGGTGAGGTTCAGGATGCCCTTGCAGAAGCTGCACCCGCTGTCCCGTGCCATCCACCACCGGTACAACGCCAGTGCCAACGCCCAGCGCCCCCCGCACTGTTCGGCAGCCCGCCACTTCACCTCCATGTCCCGGCTGCCCATGCGGTCTCCCAAGCCTCCCCCAGGCGGCCATGGCGGCTGGCGCTACCAGCAGCACCGCAATTTCTGGATGCTGCGCCTAGCCTCTAGGCTGCTCAAGCTCCGGTACATCGTGCTGGGCTCGGCAGTGGGAGGCGGGTACACCGCCAAAAAG ACCTATGAGGAGTGGAAGGATATGCTGCCTGATATGAGTGCATACAATTGGGTAATACCTGATTTTGTCTGGGAGCTGAGTGATCAAATTGACCTAG ATAAACTAACCAAAATTCTGCCTGAGTTAGAGGAGATTGCCAAGCTCCTACCCGAGTTACCTGACTTTGATAAGATAGGAGAGAACTTCACCTTCCTGAAGAGCATACTCTCCACCG GTGTGAGTGTGGGTAGTGAAGGAGCTTCTGGTCTGCGTCTGTTGTTAG AAGCCCCTGGGGACACTCCAGTGAAAGCAGCCACAGAGGCCCCGGTCACCGCCACACCGGAGGCCAGCGACAAACAGTTCAAGAAG GGTCTGCTCGGCGAGCTCATTCTCATTCAACAGCAGATCCAGCAGGCCGAGGAGGAGGTCCGGCGGGCCGCCGCATCCAAAAACGCACGGCCAAGCCCAGATCCCGCCCCCAGCCCACCCCCCCCACGCCCGCGCCTGATACCCGAGCCAATGCCAACCACCACCCAGAACCCCAGTCCCAGCCCCCCTCAGCAGAAACGCAAG tcttcAGACAAGGAGAAGGTGGACCAGCTTCAAGAGGAACTGCTCCGAACTCAG ATGAAGTACCAGCGCATGCTGGAGAGACTGGAGAAGGAGAACAAGGACCTGAGGAAAGTGGTGCTGCAGAAAGATGAGAAGGGCATCCACCAGAGGAAGATCAAGGTGTGT AAGTCTCTGATTGACATGTACTCTGAGGTCCTGGACATCCTCTCAGATTTTGACTCTAACTACAACACCCAGGATCACCTACCCAGG GTAGTGGTGGTGGGAGACCAGAGTGCAGGGAAGACCAGTGTGTTGGAGATGATCGCCCAGGCTAGGATCTTCCCCCGGGGCTCTGGAGAAATGATGACCCGCTCTCCTGTCAAG GTGACGCTAAGCGAGGGTCCGCACCACGTAGCCATGTTCAAGGACAGCAGCCGAGAGTTCGACCTGGGCAAAGAGGAGGAC CTCGCTGCCCTGAGACATGAGATCGAGCTGAGGATGAGGAAGAGTGTCAAGGAGGGACAGACAGTCAGCCCTGAG ACGATCTCTCTGAGTGTCAAAGGACCAGGCATCCAGAGGATGGTACTAGTGGACTTACCAGGAGTCATCAGT ACTGTGACAGCGGGCATGGCAGCCGACACCAAGGAGACCATATTCAGCATCAGCAAGAACTACATGCAGAACCCCAACGCCATCATCCTCTGCAtccagg ATGGGTCAGTGGATGCGGAGCGCAGCATTGTCACAGACCTGGTCAGCCAAATGGACCCGCAGGGGAAGAGGACCATATTTGTCCTGACCAAAGTAGACCTGGCAGAGAAGAACCTGGCCAGCCCTAACCGG ATTCAACAGATTGTTGAAGGAAAACTGTTCCCTATGAAGGCCTTGGGCTATTTTGCTGTGGTGACGGGAAAAG GCAGTGCCGGTGAAAGCATCGACTCCATCAAAGACTACGAAGAGGACTTCTTCCAGAACTCTAGACTTCTTAG AGATGGTATGCTGAAAGCACACCAGGTGACCACTAAGAACCTCAGTCTGGCCGTGTCCGACTGCTTCTGGAAGATGGTCAGGGAGTCAGTGGAGCAGCAGGCCGACGCCTTCAAAG CGTCCCGCTTCAACCTGGAGACAGAGTGGAAGAACAACTACCCCCGTCTGCGAGAGCTGGACAGG AATGAACTCTTCGAAAAAGCCAAGAACGAAATCTTGGATGAAGTTATTAGCTTGAGTCAAGTCACACCGAAACACTG GGAGGCCATCCTACAGAAGAAGCTGTGGGAGCGCGTGTCCACACACGTCATCGAGAACATCTACCTGCCGGCAGCCCAGACCATGAACTCTGGCACCTTCAACACCACCGTGGACATCAAGCTCAAACAGTGGACGGACAAGCAGCTGCCTCACAAGGCATTAGAG GTCGCCTGGGAGACGCTGCAGGAGGAGTTCGCCCGCTTTATGGCAGAGTATAAAGGGAAGGACCAGGATGACATCTTTGACAAGCTCAAGGAGGCGGTGAAGGATGAGAGCATCAAGAGGCACAAGTGGAACGAGAGGGCCATGGACAGCCTG AGGGTGATCCAGCACAATGCTCTGGAGGACCGCTCCATCACAGACAAGCCCCAGTGGGACGCGGCCATCCAGTTCATGGAGGAGACCCTGCAGGCACGCCTCAAAGACA CGGACTCTGTGATAAATGACATGGTGGGTCCTGACTGGAAGCAGCGCTGGATGAGCTGGAAGAACCGCTCGCCCGAGCAGCACACCCGCAACGAGACCCGAAACGAGCTGGAGCGCCTGCTGAAACTCCACGAGGACCACACGGCCTACCTGGCCAACGACGAGGTCACCACCGTCCGCAAGAACCTGGAGGGccgaggggtggaggtggaccctGCCCTG ATCAAGGACACGTGGCACCAACTGTACAGGCGTCACTTCCTGCAGAAGGCCCTGCAGCACTGTAACCTGTGTAGACGAGGCTTCTACTACTACCAGAGACACTTTGTCGACTCGGAG CTGGAGTGCAATGACGTAGTGCTGTTTTGGAGGATCCAGAGGATGCTGCTTATCACCGCCAACACGCTCAGACAGCAGCTAACCAACACAGAGG